The following proteins are encoded in a genomic region of Chitinivorax sp. B:
- a CDS encoding DUF2238 domain-containing protein, with protein MLGLLIYARRFALDNVNFVLLMLFLSMHLLGARYLYTNVPYDRWTAQLFGSPLSSWFGWERNHFDRLTHFAYGLCLVRLFQTTLVSRLRLSERAAGWFAVEWVLASSALYELFEWLIAATLSPAAAEGYNGQQGDMWDAQKDMALATLGAAMMQWMIHMKWITSSSAAPIIKYPQ; from the coding sequence ATGCTTGGTCTATTAATCTATGCCCGGCGCTTTGCGCTGGATAATGTCAATTTCGTATTGCTGATGCTGTTTTTATCTATGCATCTGCTAGGGGCACGCTATTTGTATACCAATGTGCCATATGATCGATGGACAGCTCAGCTCTTTGGTTCGCCACTCAGCAGCTGGTTTGGCTGGGAACGAAACCATTTTGATCGCCTGACCCACTTCGCCTATGGTTTATGTTTGGTCAGACTATTCCAAACGACGTTGGTCAGCCGATTACGCTTATCTGAACGTGCGGCTGGTTGGTTTGCCGTGGAGTGGGTGCTTGCCAGCAGCGCTTTGTATGAATTGTTTGAGTGGTTGATTGCTGCCACCTTGTCGCCAGCAGCAGCTGAAGGTTACAACGGGCAGCAAGGAGACATGTGGGATGCCCAAAAGGATATGGCCCTAGCAACATTGGGAGCGGCCATGATGCAATGGATGATTCACATGAAATGGATAACGTCATCATCCGCAGCCCCCATCATCAAGTATCCTCAATGA
- a CDS encoding class I SAM-dependent methyltransferase, which produces MDQLVITQEHTDPTVAAQLAAELGLPLADVIPETCRYTLTLTPDRLELRTLGKGAPGPIYVDFVEGANAHRRKFGGGRGQLLPKAAGLKGDYLPHVVDATAGLGRDAFVLASLGCQVTMIERSPIAFALLRDGLQRAQAATDVTDIAARMMLIRANATEWLGQIAPDQRPDVVVVDPMFPDRGKAALAKKEMQAFQVLIGDDLDAECLLEAALGAARRRVIVKRPRLADIISGAKPSTQIIGQSTRFDVYVRPVTHA; this is translated from the coding sequence ATGGATCAGCTCGTCATCACTCAAGAACACACCGACCCGACAGTCGCAGCACAATTAGCCGCAGAGCTCGGTTTACCACTGGCGGATGTCATTCCGGAAACCTGCCGCTATACCCTGACCCTGACACCCGACCGTTTAGAACTACGCACACTAGGCAAAGGTGCCCCAGGTCCGATTTATGTGGATTTCGTGGAAGGGGCGAATGCCCACCGCCGCAAATTTGGTGGCGGTCGTGGTCAGCTGTTGCCCAAAGCTGCAGGATTGAAGGGGGACTATTTGCCACATGTGGTCGACGCCACCGCTGGCTTGGGACGGGATGCATTTGTACTGGCGTCATTGGGTTGTCAGGTGACGATGATCGAACGTTCTCCCATTGCCTTTGCCCTGCTACGAGATGGTTTGCAACGTGCCCAGGCCGCAACGGATGTGACAGATATTGCAGCAAGAATGATGTTGATCAGGGCGAATGCGACAGAATGGCTAGGACAGATTGCGCCAGATCAACGGCCGGATGTGGTCGTAGTCGACCCCATGTTTCCAGACCGCGGCAAGGCAGCATTGGCCAAAAAGGAAATGCAGGCATTCCAGGTTTTGATTGGCGATGACCTGGATGCAGAATGCCTACTGGAGGCTGCGCTGGGCGCCGCCAGACGCCGCGTCATTGTTAAACGTCCTCGCTTGGCAGATATCATTTCTGGCGCCAAACCCAGCACACAAATCATCGGCCAAAGTACTCGATTCGATGTTTACGTACGCCCGGTCACCCATGCTTGA
- a CDS encoding lytic polysaccharide monooxygenase encodes MKRQMQWLSAASLLMLPWLAQAHGSFDVPVSRVLNCFKEGPESPKSAACRAAVEVGGAQALYDWNGINQLPNGNHKAFVPDGKLCSGGKELFKGMDLPRTDWVSTPISLSADGKFEFVYNASAPHATRYFEFYITRDGYDPTKPLKWSDLEATPFCTINSVKLENGRYRMNCPLPKNKSGKHVIYNIWQRSDSAEAFYACMDVEMNGQVVSDWREIGEVRAQQDLTVGSKVTLRVFDKDGRDAESHTVTLNTGMNTAAAWPYHLGLKVNGESRLVGIGKLDARGVLKPVVSATENRIYVHGKATYTTKIDIVAAPNPNPNPNPNPGPGCDGVQPWNSARAYTSGEKASFKGQLWQAQWWTRGEEPGSQQWGAWKAVGKCNGGTAPTPGIKCEQAWSASVSYTAAGIKVSHQGYNYRNKWWSRGDVPGQDDAWELLDTCK; translated from the coding sequence ATGAAACGTCAAATGCAATGGTTATCCGCAGCATCGCTGTTGATGCTGCCCTGGCTGGCTCAGGCGCACGGCTCGTTCGATGTGCCGGTGAGTCGGGTGTTGAACTGTTTCAAGGAGGGGCCAGAAAGCCCGAAATCCGCAGCGTGCCGTGCTGCAGTCGAGGTCGGTGGTGCACAGGCGCTGTACGACTGGAATGGTATCAATCAGTTGCCGAATGGTAACCACAAAGCTTTTGTGCCTGATGGTAAGTTATGCAGTGGTGGTAAAGAGCTATTCAAAGGGATGGATCTACCGCGTACGGACTGGGTGTCTACACCGATTTCTCTAAGTGCCGATGGCAAATTCGAGTTTGTCTACAATGCGTCAGCCCCACATGCAACTCGCTATTTCGAGTTCTATATCACCCGTGATGGTTATGATCCGACCAAGCCATTGAAATGGTCCGATCTGGAAGCCACACCGTTTTGCACTATCAATTCGGTCAAGTTGGAAAACGGCCGTTATCGCATGAACTGCCCTTTACCCAAGAACAAGTCGGGTAAGCACGTGATCTATAACATCTGGCAGCGCTCGGACAGTGCAGAAGCCTTCTATGCCTGCATGGATGTGGAAATGAATGGCCAAGTAGTATCCGACTGGCGAGAAATCGGCGAAGTGCGCGCACAACAGGATCTGACCGTGGGTAGCAAGGTGACCTTACGAGTGTTTGACAAGGATGGCCGCGACGCAGAATCACACACCGTTACGTTGAATACGGGCATGAACACCGCCGCCGCCTGGCCTTATCACTTGGGCCTGAAAGTCAACGGGGAGTCTCGGCTGGTCGGTATCGGCAAGCTGGATGCACGCGGGGTATTGAAGCCAGTGGTCAGTGCCACTGAGAACCGCATCTATGTGCATGGTAAGGCCACCTATACCACCAAGATCGATATCGTTGCCGCACCGAATCCCAACCCTAATCCCAACCCAAACCCAGGGCCGGGATGTGATGGTGTGCAACCTTGGAATAGTGCCCGTGCTTACACCAGTGGTGAAAAAGCCTCGTTCAAAGGGCAACTGTGGCAAGCACAATGGTGGACTCGAGGCGAAGAGCCAGGTAGCCAGCAATGGGGTGCCTGGAAAGCCGTTGGTAAATGTAATGGTGGCACTGCACCGACACCGGGTATCAAGTGCGAACAAGCTTGGTCTGCCAGCGTGTCCTACACCGCAGCAGGTATCAAGGTCAGCCACCAAGGCTACAACTACCGTAACAAGTGGTGGAGCCGTGGTGATGTACCTGGGCAGGATGATGCGTGGGAATTGTTGGATACCTGCAAGTAA
- a CDS encoding PhoX family phosphatase has product MSKHDIEDEGLSNPSGNPVFETILNARLNRRQLMRGGLGSLALSLFSMTGLSGVAQAASLTAPEAKPGFKPIPPSFADKVNVAEGYSAHVFVRWGDPIGDTLGNPAFYANASNSAEDQLIQFGMHHDGMSYLPLPWGSNSSTSGLIAVNHEYIDRGLLHPTEPSFSHTPAQVQKEINAHGVTVYEVSQTPNRQWHVKRPSKYARRITADTPCRIGGPAKGHELMRTQFDPKGEEILGTLNNCANGLTPWGTYLTCEENFNGYFTNYSDDITPDQKRYGVTMKGAGYEWTKAGGIHTRFDCGLHPNEPNRFGWIVEIDPYDVTSPPVKRTALGRFKHENAAVTLAADNRVVVYMGDDERFEYIYKFVSDARFDGSDRKKNLDLLDKGTLYVAQFNEDGNGNWLPLTPNNPKLTAFKDQAEILIKARSAADAAGATQMDRPEWIAIHPVTRQVYCTLTNNSKRDKADAANPRIKNTHGHIVRWEESDAAADTFRWDIFAMAGDPASGVEANRGSLKGDLYSAPDGLAFDQRGMLWIETDVSTSAMYHPELANKQTEFKHFGNNQLLAVSPSDGIAKRFLTGPVGCEITGFTMTPDSKTLFINIQHPGEPLDDKTEFNDPRQPSRYSAWPDGGRPRSATLVITKDDGGVIGT; this is encoded by the coding sequence ATGAGCAAGCACGATATTGAAGATGAAGGGCTGTCCAATCCGTCCGGCAATCCGGTATTTGAGACCATTTTGAATGCACGGCTGAATCGCCGCCAGTTGATGCGGGGTGGGCTGGGCTCCCTAGCCCTCAGTCTGTTCAGCATGACAGGTCTGAGTGGCGTTGCCCAAGCCGCCAGTCTCACAGCACCAGAAGCCAAGCCAGGGTTCAAGCCAATCCCACCTTCGTTTGCAGACAAAGTCAATGTCGCTGAGGGCTATTCAGCGCACGTGTTTGTGCGTTGGGGTGACCCGATCGGTGATACGCTGGGCAATCCAGCCTTTTACGCCAATGCATCCAATTCAGCAGAAGACCAGTTGATCCAGTTCGGCATGCACCATGACGGCATGAGCTACCTGCCTTTGCCTTGGGGCAGCAACAGTTCAACCAGTGGCCTGATTGCCGTCAATCATGAATATATCGATCGTGGGCTACTCCACCCTACCGAACCCTCGTTCAGCCATACACCCGCCCAGGTACAAAAAGAAATCAATGCACATGGCGTGACCGTGTATGAAGTCAGTCAGACACCTAACCGGCAATGGCATGTCAAGCGACCATCCAAGTACGCACGCCGCATCACGGCCGATACGCCCTGTCGCATCGGTGGGCCCGCCAAAGGGCATGAGCTGATGCGCACCCAGTTTGACCCGAAGGGTGAGGAAATTCTCGGCACCCTCAACAACTGCGCCAATGGCCTGACACCTTGGGGCACGTATCTGACCTGCGAAGAAAACTTCAATGGTTATTTCACCAATTACTCTGACGATATCACGCCGGATCAGAAGCGCTATGGCGTCACCATGAAAGGCGCGGGCTATGAATGGACCAAGGCAGGGGGCATCCACACCCGTTTTGACTGCGGCCTGCATCCGAACGAACCAAACCGCTTTGGTTGGATCGTGGAGATTGACCCTTACGACGTCACTTCGCCCCCAGTCAAACGCACCGCGCTGGGCCGTTTCAAGCACGAAAATGCAGCAGTGACGCTGGCGGCGGATAATCGTGTGGTGGTGTATATGGGCGATGATGAGCGCTTTGAATACATCTACAAATTTGTCTCAGACGCCCGGTTTGATGGCAGTGACCGCAAAAAGAACCTGGATCTGCTCGACAAGGGTACCTTGTATGTTGCCCAGTTCAATGAGGATGGCAACGGCAACTGGCTACCACTGACCCCAAACAATCCCAAGCTGACTGCGTTCAAGGATCAGGCCGAGATCCTGATCAAAGCGCGTTCGGCAGCCGATGCTGCTGGCGCCACCCAAATGGACCGCCCGGAGTGGATTGCCATCCACCCGGTCACCCGTCAGGTGTATTGCACACTGACCAACAACAGCAAACGTGATAAGGCCGATGCCGCCAATCCACGAATCAAGAATACGCATGGTCATATTGTTCGCTGGGAAGAAAGCGATGCCGCGGCCGACACTTTCCGCTGGGACATTTTCGCCATGGCAGGCGACCCTGCCAGTGGTGTCGAAGCAAATCGGGGTAGTTTAAAGGGTGATCTCTACAGTGCACCAGATGGGTTGGCCTTTGACCAGCGCGGTATGCTGTGGATTGAAACTGATGTATCGACCAGTGCGATGTACCACCCGGAGCTAGCCAACAAACAGACCGAATTCAAACACTTCGGCAATAACCAGTTACTGGCGGTGAGCCCATCTGATGGCATCGCGAAGCGCTTTCTCACCGGCCCAGTCGGCTGCGAAATCACCGGTTTTACCATGACGCCGGATAGCAAGACGCTGTTCATCAATATCCAGCATCCCGGTGAGCCATTGGATGATAAGACCGAGTTCAACGATCCCAGACAACCCAGCCGTTACAGCGCATGGCCTGACGGTGGCCGTCCACGTTCCGCCACGCTGGTGATTACCAAGGATGATGGTGGTGTGATCGGTACCTGA
- a CDS encoding alkaline phosphatase, protein MKRTLIASLLASSALLVACNSSNDSPSKVPATTPPAAEKSPKNVIFFLGDGMGINTLTASRIYSVGEEGDLTIDTLPETGFVKTYSNDSQVTDSAPSMAAYMTGVKMNNEVISMSADTKALEPDGKTLTGKCGAANGTPATTFLELAKAAGWGTGIVTTTRVTHATPAATYAHVCHRDAESDIAAQLVPGGNGFNSKLGDGMDVVLGGGKQFFLPTDAGGKRADKRDLTSELKAKGYTVALSRAEFDAIDPSKQGKVVGLFTGSHMSYDLDRDAAKEPSLAEMTVKAINMLQKNKSGYFLMVEGGRIDHALHDTVAKKALQDTVAFDHAIKVAIDEVKKTDPELKNTLIVVTADHDHTLVLNGYAKRTGKTTSTNPGVLGLLRDYGDGSVAKDDDGKPFTIIGFGNGHNRVAGNRNTAVELTDDIVSANAYAQEAVIRINKDQGSETHGGTDVFIGATGMGADQFTGFMDNTKVFGLLRAAAGL, encoded by the coding sequence ATGAAACGCACGCTGATTGCGAGCCTGTTGGCTTCAAGCGCTTTGCTTGTCGCCTGCAACTCCAGTAACGATAGCCCTTCGAAAGTGCCGGCAACTACGCCACCTGCAGCTGAAAAGTCGCCCAAGAATGTCATTTTCTTTCTGGGCGATGGAATGGGGATCAATACTCTGACCGCCAGCCGCATCTATTCTGTGGGTGAAGAGGGCGACCTGACCATCGACACGCTGCCTGAAACCGGCTTCGTCAAAACCTATTCCAACGATTCACAGGTGACCGATTCTGCGCCGTCGATGGCTGCCTATATGACTGGCGTGAAGATGAACAATGAAGTCATCTCCATGTCTGCCGATACCAAGGCGCTGGAGCCTGATGGCAAGACATTGACCGGCAAGTGTGGGGCTGCCAATGGCACACCGGCCACCACCTTTCTGGAACTGGCAAAAGCGGCAGGTTGGGGGACAGGTATTGTCACCACGACCCGCGTAACCCATGCCACCCCAGCGGCGACCTACGCCCATGTTTGCCATCGCGATGCGGAATCTGATATCGCAGCCCAATTGGTGCCTGGCGGTAACGGCTTCAACAGCAAACTGGGAGATGGCATGGATGTGGTACTGGGTGGGGGTAAGCAGTTCTTCCTGCCAACCGATGCAGGTGGTAAACGAGCCGACAAGCGTGATCTGACGAGCGAGCTGAAAGCCAAGGGCTACACTGTGGCCTTGTCACGGGCCGAATTCGATGCCATCGACCCAAGCAAGCAGGGCAAGGTCGTTGGCCTGTTCACCGGTAGCCACATGAGTTACGACCTGGATCGCGACGCAGCCAAGGAACCGAGCCTGGCCGAAATGACGGTCAAGGCGATCAACATGTTGCAAAAGAACAAGAGCGGTTATTTTCTGATGGTGGAGGGTGGCCGCATCGATCACGCACTGCATGATACCGTTGCCAAAAAGGCACTGCAGGATACGGTGGCCTTCGATCACGCCATCAAGGTTGCCATCGATGAAGTAAAGAAGACCGATCCGGAACTGAAAAATACCTTGATCGTGGTCACGGCCGACCATGACCATACCCTGGTACTGAACGGTTACGCCAAACGCACTGGCAAGACCACGTCCACCAATCCAGGTGTTCTGGGTTTGTTGCGCGACTATGGCGACGGCAGCGTTGCCAAGGATGACGACGGTAAACCTTTCACGATCATCGGCTTTGGCAACGGCCACAATCGTGTCGCAGGCAATCGCAATACTGCGGTGGAGCTGACCGATGACATCGTGTCTGCCAATGCCTACGCACAAGAGGCCGTGATCAGGATCAACAAGGATCAAGGCAGTGAAACCCATGGCGGGACCGACGTATTCATCGGTGCGACCGGCATGGGTGCTGATCAATTCACCGGCTTCATGGACAACACCAAGGTATTCGGCCTGCTGCGCGCGGCCGCTGGCCTGTGA